Proteins encoded in a region of the Cytobacillus pseudoceanisediminis genome:
- the yeiL gene encoding transcriptional regulator YeiL, translating to MEIYNQEKRQHYLEQYSISHLFSFQVEEFMEVREYKRDEWIIREGMRPDYLYYVIEGKAKIYVTYQNGKVSLINFINAHDYIGEMELLHEVYYTKGIQASTKTICFAMPLHKYRNRLLEDTTFLRELTKFLSMKATKMAEKYSQSLSFPLENRLADFILQTADGEVYKEKHVTVCDFLGVSYRHLLHVLVQFCDKGYLQKEGRQYLIRRSDELHRLADVLKNDLH from the coding sequence ATGGAAATTTATAATCAGGAAAAAAGGCAGCATTACCTGGAGCAGTACTCCATTTCGCATTTATTTTCTTTTCAGGTTGAGGAGTTTATGGAAGTACGCGAATATAAGCGGGATGAATGGATTATTCGCGAAGGCATGAGGCCAGATTATTTGTATTATGTTATCGAGGGTAAAGCCAAAATCTATGTAACATATCAAAATGGCAAGGTTTCTTTGATCAATTTTATTAATGCCCACGATTATATCGGCGAAATGGAGCTATTACATGAAGTGTACTATACAAAGGGGATTCAAGCCTCCACGAAGACAATCTGTTTTGCGATGCCTTTGCATAAATACCGCAACAGGCTCCTTGAAGATACGACCTTTCTTCGTGAACTCACCAAGTTTTTAAGTATGAAAGCAACGAAAATGGCTGAAAAGTACTCCCAGAGCCTTTCCTTTCCGCTAGAAAACCGACTGGCGGATTTCATTCTGCAAACCGCTGATGGGGAGGTCTATAAGGAAAAACATGTAACCGTCTGTGATTTTTTAGGGGTATCTTATCGCCACCTATTGCATGTTCTTGTACAGTTTTGCGATAAAGGATACCTGCAGAAGGAAGGGCGGCAATACCTCATTCGGCGGTCAGATGAACTGCACCGGCTTGCTGATGTGCTGAAAAATGACTTACATTAA
- a CDS encoding MFS transporter gives MNTQSWMGRQFFSFFMTWGVFLPYWTGWLIHIKGMTVSQASLIMSLGLAVRGLSTLFAFPYLSGKFSSRTLLNGMGIGTLIAILCYIPANSFTSLLVVTLFLHFFYPALMPALDSAAGILVQSKQLRDYGKSRSWGSIGFVVSGMILTFFTGAFGDDAIFWALLLGMIVFLCLGLMNTPDVLSEKPKSVQTKGAIKKLFSIQHFGLVLVIVILLQAAHASYYNYGYIYLQEIQAPQYLIGLIINIAVIAEILFFFIADRTFRKFSIGSLLALAALGSTARWILVFAFPHVIMFTVAQTLHAFSFAMAHYAFMKYLIKYVPHEQVPITQGIYSALALSWSTAIFTIFGGYLYEMEPRYAFIGMVVCTIPALILAVIYRKLVHAKEITEGSLAG, from the coding sequence ATGAATACACAGAGCTGGATGGGCAGACAGTTTTTCAGTTTCTTTATGACCTGGGGTGTTTTTCTGCCCTATTGGACAGGGTGGCTGATCCATATAAAAGGAATGACCGTTTCACAAGCGAGTTTGATCATGAGTCTAGGTTTGGCTGTACGGGGCCTTTCCACACTCTTTGCCTTTCCCTATTTATCAGGAAAATTCAGCAGTAGAACCCTGCTTAACGGGATGGGAATCGGCACACTGATTGCCATTCTCTGCTATATCCCGGCCAATTCTTTTACAAGCCTGCTGGTGGTTACGCTGTTTTTACACTTCTTTTACCCTGCTCTGATGCCAGCATTGGATAGTGCTGCAGGCATTCTTGTACAGAGTAAGCAATTAAGAGATTACGGAAAGAGCCGCTCATGGGGGTCAATTGGATTCGTTGTATCCGGCATGATCCTGACTTTCTTCACAGGGGCATTTGGGGATGATGCCATATTCTGGGCTCTGCTGCTCGGCATGATCGTATTTCTGTGCCTCGGTTTAATGAATACGCCGGACGTTTTATCGGAAAAACCCAAAAGCGTCCAGACAAAAGGCGCCATAAAGAAATTATTCAGCATCCAGCACTTCGGCCTGGTGCTCGTCATAGTCATTTTACTGCAGGCAGCACATGCTTCTTATTACAACTATGGCTATATTTATTTGCAGGAAATTCAGGCTCCCCAATATTTAATCGGCCTGATCATTAACATTGCCGTGATTGCAGAAATCCTATTCTTTTTCATTGCCGACCGGACTTTCCGCAAATTTTCAATCGGCTCTTTACTGGCATTGGCAGCATTGGGCTCAACCGCACGCTGGATACTCGTATTTGCTTTTCCGCATGTGATTATGTTTACGGTTGCCCAAACACTTCATGCCTTTTCATTTGCCATGGCACACTATGCCTTTATGAAATACTTAATCAAATACGTTCCCCATGAACAGGTGCCGATTACACAAGGAATATACTCTGCACTCGCTCTTAGCTGGAGCACAGCCATCTTCACGATTTTTGGCGGGTATTTATATGAAATGGAACCAAGATACGCGTTTATCGGGATGGTGGTTTGCACGATACCAGCATTGATCCTGGCGGTTATTTATAGGAAACTTGTTCATGCGAAGGAAATTACTGAAGGGAGTTTGGCAGGTTAG